The proteins below are encoded in one region of Syntrophus gentianae:
- a CDS encoding ATP-binding protein, whose product LLEVVEERHGHASTIVTSQLPVDLWHEQIGDPTIADAILDRLVHNAHKINLSMKGESMRKKYAGLT is encoded by the coding sequence ACCTCCTGGAGGTCGTCGAGGAAAGACATGGCCATGCCTCCACGATTGTCACCAGTCAACTCCCCGTGGATTTATGGCATGAACAAATCGGCGATCCCACAATTGCCGACGCCATCCTCGACCGGCTGGTCCATAATGCCCATAAGATCAATCTGTCGATGAAGGGGGAATCGATGAGGAAAAAATATGCCGGCTTGACCTGA
- the dpdA gene encoding tRNA-guanine transglycosylase DpdA translates to MDKQLLVLGCSETKRKCNGLLPAIDRYDGSSYRVLRNYLRAREWPSNLSVAILSAKYGLVGGFTEIENYNERMTKARAAELVPSCIDTLNTWANWHSSMYFSLGKDYLPAVIPAIENNFNAKVELFGGPIGMKLSQIKGLLEQTRSPVRRRTTLPEPGSGRVTYFLPDWDDLLDEHFNFESDKFSGATRKERQDKHCCILMKPKRLADGILVSLAQHVTSKGPLKRIIGIESDSLAPKNLRNQFGLDEDQSVFGDCGAFSYVNNEMPAISVEQAIALYDLYGFDFGASVDHIPVPVIVRDGKKIELKQDERIARVEITRQNAERFITIAKKRHVGFMPVGTIQSLTAAGYADSACYYHDLGYRHLALGGLVPLPDAAVEEIVVKVMSVISSLKPRPWVHLFGIFRPKLQARFRELKVDSFDSATYFRKAWLRSDQNYLATNGKWYAALRVPMTSDARTRKKLDQSGVDLATMEVEESHVLKLLSRFDHDEVGINEVLDAVVEYDERLTRTSDAHSLRKKYKETLRDRPWSHCDCPFCREAGIHVLIFRGANRNKRRGAHNTLMLYGSLENRS, encoded by the coding sequence ATGGATAAACAATTGCTTGTTCTCGGTTGCTCAGAGACAAAACGGAAATGTAATGGACTACTTCCGGCAATTGATAGATATGATGGTTCATCTTATCGCGTCCTGCGGAACTACCTAAGAGCTAGAGAGTGGCCTTCAAATCTTTCTGTAGCGATTCTATCCGCGAAATATGGCCTAGTTGGTGGATTTACCGAAATAGAGAACTACAATGAAAGGATGACTAAGGCGCGAGCTGCGGAATTGGTTCCATCATGCATTGATACACTTAATACATGGGCAAATTGGCATAGCAGTATGTATTTTTCTTTGGGAAAGGATTACTTGCCCGCCGTTATTCCTGCCATTGAAAATAATTTTAACGCAAAAGTCGAGTTATTCGGAGGCCCAATTGGCATGAAACTCAGCCAGATAAAGGGTTTACTTGAGCAAACAAGGTCGCCTGTTAGGCGTCGAACGACTTTACCGGAACCAGGCTCTGGTAGAGTGACGTATTTTTTGCCTGACTGGGATGATCTACTTGACGAACATTTCAATTTTGAGTCTGACAAATTCTCCGGTGCAACACGTAAGGAGCGCCAAGACAAACACTGTTGTATCTTGATGAAACCAAAACGTTTGGCGGATGGTATACTTGTAAGTTTGGCACAGCATGTTACATCGAAAGGACCACTGAAGAGAATAATTGGAATCGAATCCGATTCGCTTGCGCCAAAGAACCTACGCAATCAGTTTGGATTGGATGAAGATCAATCAGTGTTTGGTGATTGCGGAGCTTTTAGTTATGTGAATAATGAAATGCCTGCAATTTCCGTTGAACAGGCAATTGCACTTTATGATCTGTATGGGTTTGATTTTGGTGCATCTGTTGATCACATTCCTGTGCCTGTTATTGTCCGAGATGGAAAGAAAATAGAATTGAAACAGGATGAACGCATTGCTCGGGTCGAAATAACGAGACAAAATGCCGAAAGGTTTATTACAATTGCTAAGAAGCGTCATGTCGGATTTATGCCCGTAGGAACGATTCAGTCTCTAACAGCAGCAGGTTATGCGGATTCTGCCTGTTATTATCATGATTTGGGTTATCGGCATCTCGCTCTGGGTGGCTTGGTTCCACTTCCAGATGCGGCTGTAGAAGAGATAGTTGTGAAAGTCATGTCAGTGATATCGTCATTAAAACCCCGGCCGTGGGTCCACCTATTTGGCATATTTCGTCCTAAACTCCAGGCTAGATTTCGAGAACTGAAGGTGGACAGCTTTGACAGTGCAACCTATTTTCGAAAAGCTTGGCTTCGTTCTGACCAGAATTATCTTGCTACGAACGGAAAGTGGTATGCTGCCTTACGTGTACCGATGACAAGCGATGCAAGGACACGCAAGAAGCTTGATCAGTCTGGTGTTGATCTGGCAACTATGGAGGTTGAAGAATCTCATGTATTGAAACTATTGAGTCGATTTGATCATGATGAGGTTGGCATCAATGAAGTTCTTGATGCCGTAGTAGAATATGATGAACGTCTAACAAGGACAAGTGATGCCCATTCCCTAAGGAAAAAATATAAAGAGACGCTTAGAGACCGTCCGTGGAGCCATTGTGATTGTCCATTTTGCAGAGAAGCCGGTATCCATGTTCTCATTTTTCGGGGTGCCAACCGAAACAAACGTCGTGGTGCCCATAACACATTGATGTTATACGGTAGTCTAGAGAATCGATCGTGA